In Anoplopoma fimbria isolate UVic2021 breed Golden Eagle Sablefish chromosome 15, Afim_UVic_2022, whole genome shotgun sequence, the genomic window TCGAACCCATAAATCTATATTAATGTTCCACCCTAAAATGCTTCAATACTACTAAAATGATAGTTAAACAGTTTTGTTGTTAAGTGGTGCATCTTTGTTGTTCCATAGATGTATTTACCAATTTAAACAATGTGATGTTATGCTAAAATGGAGTCTTAAAAGTTTGAATATTTTGGTATTTACCCGTGTGGCAGGAGgctcagatgtctcctcaggCTGCAGGACAGCAGCAGGTTTTAGGTCCACAAGAGGGGTGGTGTCCTGGACTGGAGGCTTCTCTGGGGTCATCGCGGGGAAAGAGGATCCATCGGTGACATCCGAGTCTATCTCTGcggtggtggttgttgttgttgttgtttggagAGGATCCGGGCGGGTTGGAGTGTCTGTCTCACACTGCTCAACAGGACGGGGTGGCTGAGGAGCGTCCTCATGGTCGATGGATACCTCGCTGTTTTCTACGCTCTCTTGATCAGGAATCACACCATTATCACCGGAGATCACCTGGATGTCTGATTCAGAGTTTTCCTCCGGCTCCTGTTGAATGTTAATCTCCCTCTGAGGCGATTTAGGAGGTGTTGATGGGCGGGCTTCTTCCACTTCAACCTGACCGGACAGTGGAGGCTCAGGGACCGGCTCAGGTGGAGGAACAGCCTCAGGAGCTTGCGGCTGCACCGGGGTTTCCGGAGGCGGTGAGGCCTGGGCGGCTGGATCTGGAGGAGCTGACGCTTCAGCCagcggagcagcagcagccggaCCGTTTGCATGGCTCTCTGGGACGGACAGAGGACTGGCAGATGGTGCTGGGTGGACGTGTGCCCTGATGACAGTCGTTGGAGGGGAGTTCGGGTTGGAATCTGGGGCAAAGCAAACAACGTTGTCATTTAAATCCACACTGAATGCATGTGACTAAAGCTCCTGAGGGGACAGCTGACTCTGTAACGATACAGTGATTCAGTTATCGTTTACTCATTTACTCAGCTTCTATCAGCAGATGTAACAGCACTCAAGTTCACAGGAACATATGCCGATATCCTataaatggatttatttatgtggattttattgtttttctattgTCATTAAGGTCTGACATATGTCctacatgtgtatttattaatgttgatttattgttttcatttttttgcattggcATTAAGGTGTTATATAACCTCTAggtgtatttattaatgtgagtttattgtgtaatatttttaaaatttcatTAAGGTCTCATATATGTCCTGGTGTAATTATTTATgtggatttatattttttttatacttttacattGTCATTAAAGTCTGATATATGTCCTATAGGTTTATTTAtcaatgcaaatgtatttttaaaatattttttaaatttcattaaGGTTTGATATATGTTCTACAggtgtatttattaatgttgacgtaacatttgtatattttgttacatGTGCATGTTGTGCACGGATTAATCTGGtgcaatacatttattgtaCACTGTCCCTGTTTTATATAAACTAATACACAAAATCAGTAATGAAACATGCAGCAGATTATTCCCTGAAGAATTTggttgaaacaaaacacaaaacatcctGTTTGATATAATATGATTTATAAATCATACTAACATTTAAGTGAATATAAAATTAATGTTGGGCAGTAATAGGAATTTCACAAAACAGATTAAAGGGGAGCCCAAGATGCATTTCAGAATTATAAACTAAAAAAGGTAAAGAGTATAGCTCTCCAGAATATAAGTGATAAGTGAccctctctttcatttttgctgtatttatgattattttttaatcatattttgttgatactgtgtttctgctgtttgtccTCAACAATTATCTTATATTGTCAAATgtcttttattgtattaaatgcTGTCAGCTGAAACTGGAGACCAAACTTGACACAATATGGACAATAAAGTTCCTAACtaacaaaaaatgattatatGCATTAAATCCTTCAGTAAAACACGACTTGTGCATGTATGTGAATCTTCTAACTATCTCAACTGAGAGCAGCTGAATTGTTCAGTGTGCAGCATGTTActtacagatatccaaaaaacaTACAGAACAGCTTACCCTGACAATTTATAGGTCAAGGATTTAAGAATTTAGAGTTTCGGGTCAAGGTGGTCAGGATTCTCCCACACATCTCTCTCGCAACACAGAGTTATTTCTGAAGGTCACACAGCTGTTTTGCTTCTTCTGTGTAAATGAGCTTATGAGGCTCTCTAAGCCACATGCTCGCCTGTTTACTGTCCATGCAGGGGCCAAAAATAGActacaatattaacattaatggAAAGATTTTGTTTACAAATGACTGCAACGCACTATGCTGAGTAGAGCTCGCTATCACGATTCTGGCtttgcaccattacatgaacATGATCAACTGCAATATTGACGTTTATCATTTTGGCCATAATCTAATGAGTCCAACATACTTTGCTCCAATGTCCACACTAAAGTACAGTGCATGAGTACAAATGAGTGCAGAGTACAAATGCTGGGCCATAAACACTTGGATTATTCTGCCCAAGCTGTATAGAAAATTCAATGGacacttttagttttttgtgacTGTAACAACGAGGTAACCTGTACCGCCCGTTACACAGAACAATCTGAAAAGCAGTCTTTGGAatctgtttggaaaagggcaggcactttaaaaaaagaaattgacagGTGATTGGATGACGCATCTGCCAATCAAACTCATGTCAAAGCCAGTCGCGAAAAGAGCCTAGAAAACATCTCATCCAGGGAGAAAAGCTGTCAGTgccgttctttgctcttctttcaatttAGAAATACTCTCTAGTTCTGATGTAAcggatgctattgcagcatctacgaTCACCTCTTTTGGAGCCACCATCATTCGCTGCTCCGTGTTGTGTCACACAcacctaagccccgcccctagCTGCctgtagctcctcacaggaagCTGATTGGTTAGTGCTCTGGCTGGCTGGACACAAGcgcattacttgaagcctgatGCGATGGATTTTGGTGCGATATGTGATCCCTCAATTATCAGTAAGTCAATCTCTTCACATCACAAGATTCCTGTCTGCCATGCCATGTGAAGAATGTGGTCCTGTTCAACTCAAGGCTTAACTGAATCTGTACTCTGTGTTAAACCAACACACATCAGTAAAGTATCAACTTAGATATAAGATAAAgggtaaaatataaaattccTTTATTGTCTCACATACTACTTTGATCACAGGAAccctaaaacatatttttatagaATTAGTTTGAGGTAGCACTTAATCATTTCTAACTAAAATACACAGTATTAGGCATTAGATACCTGACTTACTGTTGGTGCCCTTCAGAGTGTCGTATTCTGCTCTGATCTCAGCTGCTAGAGTTGTGTGCTCACACGCCTCAAGCGCCTCGATGAACTGCTCCGGCcagttttctcttctcttcaggCAGTCCAGAAGAAGCACCATGCTGTCGAAGTTCCCATTAGTTTCTCTTTTTGCCTCTATGTTTTCCTAAAATTAGATttcatacaacaaaaaaagcatatgaataaaaaacatacatcaaTGTATCAGTTTTTGTTAGTTTACTGATGATTTTCAGTGAGGTTTATTGTTCAAAATGTACTGTTACTGTCATTAGTGGTAataaaaagcgtctgctaaatgactgtaatgtaatgtaaacattacaaaaagcCTAACAATAACCAAATGTGAGcatccttttaaaaaatgtttataaaaggatttaaagttatgtcaaaaactacatttttgcaGATATTATTTCTAGACTCTCAATGGTTTATATCAATTTTGCccttaaaaaaacagtattgGTCGAGGACCAATGCTAGCAGAGCTTTGCTAGGCCTTCTTATACTTCTAATTAGAATGTATTCTTAAAGCTGCAGCTGATAGCTTTATAAAAGATTAActatttgtcatatttgctcaaactgtcactataaGAAATCTGGTTCCTCTGCTTCATGTTAAAGCTCGTAATAGCATTTGCAAGATTCCATCACGCCCtaataaaaacaaccaatcagaggcgAGGAGTCTCCAACgctgctgtcaatcactgaATACGGATCAAactgatcaaatatgaatcaagattcTGTTCCTACAATGACTATTCCAATATTATTCAAACAAACCCCAGTCCTTGTCCTTTATGACTAATACAACTTACCCTGTCGTGAGCAGTCAGGCAGGGCAGATGGATTATtatttctctcactttcacctTGGTCACAATGGTCGGCATACTCCGCCGCAGGTATCCATTGTACAGCTTTTCACTGGCAAATGTCATCTATGCAATGAGAAAGTGggcaaaaacacagagagagttaAGACTTTAGAGAAAGTGTAATATCATTTCTACTCctgatattttctcttttactaCACGAGATGGGAAAGTACCCAGAAAATGCACATTAAGGCAACCTGAGCTTTATTGTGTGCAATGATCATAGACTCGTTTATAAGGGACTTTTTACTCAGCGAAACTGAAAGTGAAGATCAGACCTCTTCCggctttgggggaaaaaagacagttaaaattttcattttatctcagtttcttttttaagtgtgtGACTCATTCTGCACAGCTTTAACCCCTGTGTTCCCTTTTCAAGGGGAGGGCAGCACTCTTTTATTTCAAGGTTGCAGTTGTCTGGCATACGAAGAAGGTGAACAGGCCCAAACTAGTCACTGATTAATCACCTCCTGACTTCAGCTTAATATCTGAACTTCAAAATGTGCAGCATGAACGTCtcactccaaacacacacacacacacacacattccaaaCTCAAAGCCTtggcacacttttttttgtattgaacACACCTTAAAACCTTTACTTTGTTTGTATCAAAACAGTCAGGGGAAGTAATCAGTTGTCAGATCCAGTCAGAGGAGGGTTTTTAGGATTATCTGTCATCACGGGCCACGTCAAACGGAGCGTTACGTTACAGTTTAGTGTGAACGTGGGACAGCAGCGGTCCGGGATAAATGTCACAGGCACAAACCAAAGAGCAAAGTCTTCCTCTCTGTATCATTAGCCCTCAGAGGCCGAGGTttacctgacacacacactaacagactGCATGTCAGGTGGATATGCTGCCGTGCTCAGGCTTTAAAAGAGGTTTGCAGGAAGTCTGTGGGTTTTATTTCCAAGCATGCATCTTAGTGTAAAGTGATGAGAGGTATCAGATTAACAAGACAAGGGAGGCGGTGTGAGAGGGGGATAGGAGCACCTCGGCAGGACAGCTGAGCCCAGCGAGTGACCTCTAAACGGGCAGGTCATGGCAGTCCTTCTCCTTGGCTTCCCAAGACTCTGGCTCAAATGTCACAGAACAGAGATCTCTCCTACAATCTCACCACCAGTGCTTATTCAAGAGCTGgattcaaataaactttattaaccAACACAGGGACATTTGACAAGGAAGtgaaagctgattttttttatttttttttaacattaacaaactGGCATGAGGAAATAATTGAAGCAAGTTTTGGAGTTAACATATGACAAAGAAGGGAGGGACACATAGAATAAAACACTGTTTCCGGATTTGACCCCATTACTCACAACACACTCAATGAAAAACCTATTCTATGCAATAACACACTTATTACATGTTTCATTATCATAATGCAATATAATATAGAGCTCACCTTTCGTGCTTTGGTGCCTCAGCAGTCCGTGAATCCGCCTCAAACGCTTCTGCTCTCAATAAAACCTGCGCTGTCTTCTTCTCACACATCTGCGCAGCGGTACGCCCCCGAGCTCCGCGTTCTGCTTTTCTATTGGACGAGAGCGCTGTCAGTCAAGGAGCGGGCCAATGGGATTGAGTTCAGGCTGTAGAGGTAGGCGGAGCTTAAGCGTGACCCTAACCGTGACCTTTGCTGTGCTGCGATGGGATGGCAGCAGAATTAGATTGGATCTAGACTTCTGCTTTACATCTGTCTGTAATCCCTGATCCTAatccagtctcacacacacacacacacacacacacacacacacacacacacacacacacacacacacacacacacacacatacagagacacacacacacacgacacacatacatacacacacatacagagacacacacacacatacagagacacacacacacacacacacacacacacacacacacacatacagacacacacacacacatacagagacacacacacacgtacacacacacacatacagagacacacacacacacacacatacagacacacacacacacacacacatacagacattacacatttacacacacacacacacacacacacacacacacacagacacacacacacacacacaggggaggGCA contains:
- the mavs gene encoding mitochondrial antiviral-signaling protein isoform X1 encodes the protein MTFASEKLYNGYLRRSMPTIVTKVKVREIIIHLPCLTAHDRENIEAKRETNGNFDSMVLLLDCLKRRENWPEQFIEALEACEHTTLAAEIRAEYDTLKGTNSKSDSNPNSPPTTVIRAHVHPAPSASPLSVPESHANGPAAAAPLAEASAPPDPAAQASPPPETPVQPQAPEAVPPPEPVPEPPLSGQVEVEEARPSTPPKSPQREINIQQEPEENSESDIQVISGDNGVIPDQESVENSEVSIDHEDAPQPPRPVEQCETDTPTRPDPLQTTTTTTTTAEIDSDVTDGSSFPAMTPEKPPVQDTTPLVDLKPAAVLQPEETSEPPATRVVESSPPTDSTATTYPLPAVAAIDFSLCDDSDVCLSKPGQLVSIYPQNNVSPNISEPIAPVQPFSGDSDRLEISDGAPDTVTFAQPPACSALSSTTVSTASALPCQENGVAVNHNEPEENHYESPCHGSEMEEVMTHVVHVSEEPSILDLDGQSLTPQAQIVNGEAAKEITSAPPLSTNTVDTVLSVNTTSREDFHPSEPAPADSSPELKTLQDSEKETASCIVPANAKYILTAAGVGACALLLAWRFRN
- the mavs gene encoding mitochondrial antiviral-signaling protein isoform X2, which codes for MTFASEKLYNGYLRRSMPTIVTKVKVREIIIHLPCLTAHDRENIEAKRETNGNFDSMVLLLDCLKRRENWPEQFIEALEACEHTTLAAEIRAEYDTLKGTNNSNPNSPPTTVIRAHVHPAPSASPLSVPESHANGPAAAAPLAEASAPPDPAAQASPPPETPVQPQAPEAVPPPEPVPEPPLSGQVEVEEARPSTPPKSPQREINIQQEPEENSESDIQVISGDNGVIPDQESVENSEVSIDHEDAPQPPRPVEQCETDTPTRPDPLQTTTTTTTTAEIDSDVTDGSSFPAMTPEKPPVQDTTPLVDLKPAAVLQPEETSEPPATRVVESSPPTDSTATTYPLPAVAAIDFSLCDDSDVCLSKPGQLVSIYPQNNVSPNISEPIAPVQPFSGDSDRLEISDGAPDTVTFAQPPACSALSSTTVSTASALPCQENGVAVNHNEPEENHYESPCHGSEMEEVMTHVVHVSEEPSILDLDGQSLTPQAQIVNGEAAKEITSAPPLSTNTVDTVLSVNTTSREDFHPSEPAPADSSPELKTLQDSEKETASCIVPANAKYILTAAGVGACALLLAWRFRN